A stretch of DNA from Thermodesulfobacteriota bacterium:
CGAGGATGACGAGGCCTACAACATCTGGAAGAACGCCATCGGCATTCCCGAAAGCCGCATCGTCCGCCTGGGGGAAAAGGACAACTTCTGGGCCATGGGCGACACCGGCCCCTGCGGGCCGTGCAGCGAGATCCTCATCGACCGGGGTCCCGAGCACGGCTGCGGCCGGCCCGACTGCGCCGTGGGCTGCGAGTGCGACCGGTACCTGGAAATATGGAACATGGTCTTCATGCAGTACAACCGCGACGACTCCGGTCACCTGACGCCCCTGCCCAAGCCCAGCATCGACACCGGCATGGGACTGGAGCGGATCTCCTCGGTGGTGCAGAACACCATCACCAACTATGAAACCGACCTGATCTTTCCCATCATCCAGACCATCGAAAATCTGGCCGGCCGTTCTTACGGCAAGGACCTTGACGCCGACGTCTGCATGCGGGTCATCGCCGACCACAGCCGGGCCGCGGCCTTTCTCATCGGCGACGGCATCCTGCCCTCCAACGAAGGCCGGGGCTACGTGCTGCGCCGGATCATGCGCCGGGCCATCCGCTACGGCCGCAACCTCGGCCTGGACAAGCCCTTCCTGCATAAAACCGCCCTGACCGTGCTCGACATTATGGCCGGGGCCTATCCCGAACTCAAGGACGCCGGATCGTTCATCACCAATGTCATCGAGAACGAGGAGATGCGGTTTTCCGAGACCCTGGACAACGGCCTGCGGGTATTGAACGACACCCTGGCCGATATCCGGGCCCGGAAGGAAAGCGTCATTCCCGGGGACGTTATTTTCAAGCTCTACGATACCTACGGGTTTCCGGTGGACATCGTCAAGGACATGGTCCGGGGCGAGCAGATCGAACTGGACACGACCGGGTTTGAACTGCTCATGGCCGGCCAGCGGGAGAAGTCCCGGTCCGTGGCCGAGTTTTCCAGGACCTGCCCGGCCTACGGCCGCCTGGCCGCCGAAGGCGTCAAGACCGCTTTTGTCGGTTACGGCAGCCTGGAGAAGGACGCCACCGTCCTGGTCCTGGTCAGGGACGGGGCCGAGGTGAAGACCGCCGAACCCGGTGAAACCATCGAGCTGGTGGCCGACCAGACGCCGTTTTACGCCGAGTCCGGCGGCCAGGCCGGGGACACCGGCACCATTACCGGCCGCCACTTTAAAATGAAGGTGACCGACACGGTCAAGGAGCCGTCCGGCCTGGTCATTCACCGGGGCCAGGTCGAATCCGGCACCGTCAGCCCGGGGGACCTGGTCACCCTGGCCGTGGACGGGGACCGGCGGCGGATGACCGCCTGCAACCATTCGGCCACCCACCTCCTGCACACGGCCCTGCGCCGGGTAGTGGGGGACCATGTCAAGCAGGCCGGGTCCCTGGTCTCT
This window harbors:
- the alaS gene encoding alanine--tRNA ligase → MTGNEARSRFLDYFESRHHRIVRSSSLVPQSDPTLLFVNAGMVQFKRVFIGEEKRDYHTAATSQKCVRAGGKHNDLDNVGYTARHHTFFEMLGNFSFGDYFKEKAIELAWDLLLNGYGLPQDKLWVSVFREDDEAYNIWKNAIGIPESRIVRLGEKDNFWAMGDTGPCGPCSEILIDRGPEHGCGRPDCAVGCECDRYLEIWNMVFMQYNRDDSGHLTPLPKPSIDTGMGLERISSVVQNTITNYETDLIFPIIQTIENLAGRSYGKDLDADVCMRVIADHSRAAAFLIGDGILPSNEGRGYVLRRIMRRAIRYGRNLGLDKPFLHKTALTVLDIMAGAYPELKDAGSFITNVIENEEMRFSETLDNGLRVLNDTLADIRARKESVIPGDVIFKLYDTYGFPVDIVKDMVRGEQIELDTTGFELLMAGQREKSRSVAEFSRTCPAYGRLAAEGVKTAFVGYGSLEKDATVLVLVRDGAEVKTAEPGETIELVADQTPFYAESGGQAGDTGTITGRHFKMKVTDTVKEPSGLVIHRGQVESGTVSPGDLVTLAVDGDRRRMTACNHSATHLLHTALRRVVGDHVKQAGSLVSAERLRFDFTHFAMVEPEALEKIEAFVNARIGENYEVSITEMGIDQAMESGATALFEEKYGDTVRVIAMGDVSRELCGGTHTRRTGDIGLFKIVSEGSVASGVRRIEALTGAAALAHVQENMRVLSAISGLLKEQPLNLPPRVQKMLKDMKALEKEKEGLKNKLAAASVSGGGGGDGGAEHALINGVKVIARVIAVDNPAALRTLADQLKDKLQSGIVVLGAADTSKAFLIVSVTKDLTGRFKAGAIIKEAAAVVGGSGGGRPDMAQAGGSQPEKIAEAVAKAVEIIRSTVA